The Coffea arabica cultivar ET-39 chromosome 1e, Coffea Arabica ET-39 HiFi, whole genome shotgun sequence genome has a window encoding:
- the LOC113705681 gene encoding neoxanthin synthase, chloroplastic-like produces METLLRPSPFLALSTSHPPISCSSLNPRFVSPKTKTSARNVRNRVRSSKFNSFLDLQPAWKPEPLDFDVSWLDPSDRRFDLIIIGAGPAGLRLAEQVSRYGIKVCCVDPSPLSMWPNNYGVWVDEFESLGLDDCLDKTWPMCSVYINDHKTRYLDRAYGRVSRKELKIKLLSGCVSNQVKFHKAKVWKIEHQEFESSVVCTDGSELKASLIVDASGYASPFIEYDKPRNHGYQIAHGILAEVDNHPFDLDKMVLMDWRDSHLGSEPDLRKDNSKIPTFLYAMPFSSNLIFLEETSLVARPVLSYMEVKKRMVARLRHLGVKVRSVIEEEKCFILMGGPLPKIPQSVMAIGGNSGIVHPSSGYMVARTMALAPVLADTIAECLGSTRMIRGTPLYDRVWKGLWPVERRRIREFHSFGMETLLQLDLNGTRRFFDAFFDLDPHHWKGFMSSNLSLRELAMFCLSLFGHASNPSRLDMVTKCPAPLVRMIRNMALETI; encoded by the coding sequence ATGGAAACTCTTCTGAGGCCGTCTCCATTTCTTGCACTTTCAACTTCTCATCCTCCAATATCATGTTCATCACTGAACCCTCGATTTGTTTCTCCTAAAACCAAAACTTCTGCAAGAAACGTTCGTAACAGAGTCAGAAGCAGCAAGTTTAATTCCTTTCTTGACTTACAGCCTGCATGGAAACCTGAACCTTTAGACTTTGATGTATCGTGGCTTGATCCTTCTGATCGTCGCTTTGATTTGATCATCATTGGAGCTGGACCAGCTGGTTTAAGACTAGCTGAGCAAGTATCAAGATACGGGATTAAGGTATGCTGCGTGGACCCTTCACCATTATCTATGTGGCCAAATAACTATGGAGTTTGGGTTgatgaatttgaaagtttaggCCTTGATGATTGTTTGGACAAGACATGGCCCATGTGTAGTGTTTATATCAACGATCACAAGACTAGGTACTTAGACCGTGCCTATGGTAGAGTAAGTAGAAAGGAACTCAAGATTAAATTGTTAAGTGGTTGTGTTTCAAATCAAGTCAAGTTTCACAAGGCTAAGGTTTGGAAAATAGAGCATCAAGAATTTGAGTCTTCTGTTGTTTGCACTGATGGAAGTGAGCTGAAGGCAAGTTTGATCGTTGATGCAAGTGGATATGCTAGTCCTTTTATTGAGTATGACAAGCCGAGAAACCATGGTTATCAAATTGCTCATGGAATTTTAGCAGAAGTTGATAATCACCCCTTTGATTTGGATAAGATGGTTCTGATGGATTGGAGAGATTCCCATCTAGGAAGTGAACCAGATTTGCGCAAAGATAACTCAAAGATTCCAACTTTTCTGTATGCGATgccattttcttcaaatttgatatttcttgaagagaccTCTCTCGTTGCCAGGCCTGTGTTGTCGTATATGGAGGTTAAGAAAAGGATGGTGGCAAGATTGAGACACTTAGGCGTTAAAGTAAGGAGTGTTATAGAGGAAGAGAAGTGTTTCATTCTGATGGGAGGGCCACTGCCTAAAATCCCTCAAAGTGTGATGGCAATTGGTGGAAATTCAGGCATAGTGCATCCTTCAAGCGGCTACATGGTGGCGCGGACAATGGCTTTAGCACCGGTGTTAGCTGATACAATTGCAGAGTGCCTAGGCTCAACCAGAATGATTAGAGGGACTCCACTTTATGATCGAGTGTGGAAGGGCCTTTGGCCTGTTGAGAGGAGACGTATCAGAGAATTCCACTCTTTTGGCATGGAGACCTTACTGCAACTCGACTTAAATGGGACTAGAAGATTTTTTGATGCTTTCTTTGATTTAGATCCTCACCACTGGAAAGGGTTTATGTCTTCAAATTTATCACTAAGGGAGCTTGCCATGTTTTGCCTGTCTCTGTTCGGTCATGCCTCAAATCCTTCCAGATTGGACATGGTCACCAAGTGTCCAGCCCCTTTGGTCAGAATGATCCGTAATATGGCACTTGAAACCATTTGA